A section of the Phycisphaerales bacterium genome encodes:
- a CDS encoding thioredoxin family protein, whose product MDDATTQPPVTEEPQTRSGRPIAGIFFTLTIVVAAGLLLARMIVGGGPPAPAPEFMPVTTDLSSMTFGADLPVVAVVTADWCGPCQELKRSTLADDRVRELLSQRAQPVMIDGTDTQVAMPTLEQLGVRAFPSTIVLRDGKPVAMLEGYASPDKFLAWLEQEL is encoded by the coding sequence ATGGACGACGCGACGACGCAGCCCCCAGTCACCGAGGAACCACAGACCCGATCGGGGCGGCCCATCGCGGGCATCTTCTTCACGCTCACGATCGTCGTCGCTGCGGGCCTGCTGCTGGCCCGCATGATCGTCGGTGGTGGCCCGCCCGCGCCGGCGCCCGAGTTCATGCCGGTAACGACCGATCTGTCGTCCATGACCTTCGGCGCCGACCTTCCCGTCGTCGCGGTCGTCACCGCCGACTGGTGCGGGCCCTGCCAGGAACTCAAGCGATCGACGCTTGCCGATGATCGCGTGCGTGAACTGCTCTCGCAGCGCGCTCAGCCGGTGATGATCGACGGCACCGACACCCAGGTCGCCATGCCCACGCTCGAGCAACTCGGCGTGCGTGCCTTCCCCAGCACCATCGTGCTGCGAGACGGCAAGCCCGTGGCGATGCTCGAGGGCTACGCCAGCCCCGACAAGTTCCTCGCCTGGCTCGAGCAGGAACTCTGA
- a CDS encoding CNNM domain-containing protein translates to MSSGEAVIWSLVALLGLLGSALASGLEMGLYSLGRLGLETRALGGDPAALTLRTEIRRTDRLLSTLLVHNNVCNYIGVLGVSALLGAAGMGPILTLVVQSVVVTPIILIFGESLPKELFRTGADRLTYLFAPILRGLRVFYVMLGVVPLVMLAGRAMTSLIGGAGLGGSSDARQRMANILKEAGGPTGMSDEHSTLLDRALALGRGRVGDEMLSWSMAQKVHADWSHQRIRRALGPTPATTVPVTDGHGRVLGVASAISLLAGEPTEPDRLRPAVLVSPDTPSVVAIRRILAAEADLAIVVQNGKPVGVVSLNDLAETLLIQ, encoded by the coding sequence GTGAGCAGCGGCGAAGCCGTCATCTGGTCGCTGGTCGCCCTGCTGGGATTGCTCGGTTCGGCACTGGCCAGCGGGCTCGAGATGGGCCTCTATTCGCTGGGTCGGCTGGGACTGGAGACCCGCGCGCTGGGCGGCGATCCCGCGGCACTCACGCTGCGCACCGAGATCCGTCGCACCGATCGCCTGCTGTCCACGCTGCTGGTGCACAACAACGTCTGCAACTACATCGGCGTGCTGGGCGTCTCGGCCCTGCTCGGTGCGGCGGGCATGGGCCCCATCCTGACGCTCGTCGTGCAATCGGTCGTTGTGACGCCCATCATCCTGATCTTCGGCGAGTCACTGCCCAAGGAACTGTTCCGCACCGGCGCCGACCGGCTGACGTACCTGTTCGCGCCGATCCTGCGCGGCCTACGCGTGTTCTACGTCATGCTGGGGGTCGTGCCGCTGGTCATGCTGGCGGGCCGCGCGATGACCTCGCTCATCGGCGGCGCCGGCCTGGGTGGCTCGTCGGACGCGCGGCAACGCATGGCCAACATCCTCAAGGAAGCGGGCGGCCCCACCGGGATGAGCGACGAGCACTCCACCCTGCTCGACCGCGCTCTGGCACTCGGCCGCGGCCGCGTGGGCGACGAGATGCTGTCCTGGTCGATGGCACAGAAGGTCCACGCCGACTGGTCGCACCAGCGCATCCGTCGTGCACTGGGCCCCACGCCGGCGACGACCGTGCCCGTCACCGATGGCCACGGCCGCGTCCTTGGCGTCGCGTCGGCCATTTCGCTGCTGGCGGGCGAACCCACCGAGCCCGATCGGCTGCGTCCGGCGGTGCTCGTGTCGCCCGACACGCCCTCGGTGGTCGCCATCCGGCGCATCCTGGCGGCCGAGGCCGACCTGGCGATCGTGGTGCAGAACGGCAAGCCGGTCGGCGTCGTCAGCTTGAACGATCTGGCCGAGACGCTGCTCATCCAATAA
- a CDS encoding CNNM domain-containing protein, with protein MTPSTDTSTESMTQGLQAAAEGGSSLAIGLIALMAVLLVGSAAASGSETALFGLTHGERVALRRHTPKAAKTIDDLLAKPRRLLICVLLLNMVVNVLYFAAAALLLQTTRSPLLGVLAAVLPLVSIILFGEILAKLAADTFRTRWARLAAPMLMSVSVALGGLLMAIDALVVAPLSRLIHLAPIYTPHDASAIRTLIRAGAHGGTIDDHEQELLEGVVGLSNVRARVAMTPRLDLPAVSPHMPIGDLVQFVHRTGAHRLPVFDDRGATITRILDVKATLARGRPMLEKPIYVPENARLDRVLNQLRERKARTAVCVDEHGESTGLLDFADLLRGLVGMPIEHGETGADGIIMVGLGCWSVPGRMPVSELARLFTEHRAQDFDLPPEAVTIAGAVMASLGRLAEPGDQVDFGPVHVEVEVVSGRTIDRVLLRLSSQVLEPPSQPEASK; from the coding sequence ATGACGCCCAGCACCGATACCTCGACCGAGTCGATGACCCAAGGCCTGCAAGCCGCCGCCGAAGGCGGGAGCAGCCTTGCCATCGGGCTCATCGCCCTGATGGCCGTATTGCTGGTCGGCTCGGCCGCCGCCTCGGGCAGCGAAACCGCCCTGTTCGGCCTGACCCACGGCGAGCGCGTGGCGTTGCGCCGTCACACGCCCAAGGCGGCCAAGACGATCGACGACCTGCTGGCCAAGCCACGACGCCTCCTCATTTGCGTTCTGCTGCTCAACATGGTGGTGAACGTGCTGTACTTCGCAGCCGCGGCGCTGCTGCTCCAGACCACGCGATCGCCGCTGCTCGGCGTGCTCGCGGCGGTGTTGCCCCTGGTCTCGATCATCCTCTTCGGTGAGATCCTCGCGAAGCTCGCGGCCGACACGTTCCGCACGCGCTGGGCGCGCCTGGCAGCGCCCATGCTCATGTCGGTCAGCGTTGCACTTGGCGGCCTGTTGATGGCCATCGACGCCCTCGTCGTGGCGCCGCTCTCACGATTGATCCACTTGGCGCCTATCTACACGCCCCACGATGCGTCGGCGATCCGCACGCTCATCCGGGCAGGCGCACACGGCGGCACGATCGACGACCACGAGCAGGAATTGCTCGAGGGCGTCGTCGGGTTGAGCAACGTCCGGGCCCGCGTGGCAATGACGCCGCGACTCGACCTGCCCGCGGTGTCGCCGCACATGCCCATCGGCGACCTCGTGCAGTTCGTGCATCGCACCGGCGCCCATCGCCTGCCGGTATTCGATGATCGCGGCGCCACGATCACGCGCATCCTCGACGTCAAGGCGACCCTCGCACGCGGCCGACCCATGCTCGAGAAGCCCATCTATGTGCCCGAGAACGCCAGGCTCGACCGCGTGCTCAACCAGCTTCGAGAACGCAAGGCACGCACCGCAGTGTGCGTCGACGAGCATGGCGAGAGCACCGGACTGCTCGACTTTGCCGACCTGTTGCGCGGGTTGGTCGGCATGCCCATCGAACACGGCGAGACCGGGGCCGACGGCATCATCATGGTTGGCCTGGGCTGCTGGAGCGTGCCCGGACGCATGCCCGTCAGCGAACTGGCTCGCCTGTTCACCGAGCATCGCGCCCAGGACTTCGACCTGCCGCCCGAGGCCGTGACGATCGCCGGAGCCGTCATGGCTTCGCTCGGACGCCTGGCCGAGCCGGGTGATCAGGTCGACTTCGGACCCGTGCACGTCGAGGTCGAAGTGGTCTCCGGGCGCACCATCGATCGCGTGCTGCTCCGACTCTCGTCGCAGGTGCTCGAGCCACCGTCGCAACCGGAGGCCTCAAAGTGA
- a CDS encoding iron-sulfur cluster co-chaperone HscB C-terminal domain-containing protein produces MPSSPFDILGLPARFDLDRSKIEQAYLARIAKAHPDLAAGDGDADPSTLNEARTTLLDPERRARALLAIRAPDAKAPPLSPDFLAEILEVRQEAEEAVASGDEDAVARWRQWATDRRADLAAELGTLLGSGSEPLDPMRASTAAGVLQQWRYFERMLEQVGVPAHAPDA; encoded by the coding sequence ATGCCAAGCAGCCCGTTTGACATTCTCGGCTTGCCCGCACGCTTCGATCTAGACCGATCAAAAATCGAACAGGCGTACCTCGCACGCATTGCCAAGGCCCATCCGGATCTTGCCGCGGGCGACGGCGACGCAGATCCTTCGACCCTGAACGAAGCTCGAACGACCCTGCTGGACCCCGAAAGACGTGCTCGCGCCCTTCTGGCAATTCGAGCACCCGATGCGAAGGCGCCACCTCTTTCGCCGGACTTCCTGGCCGAGATCCTGGAGGTCCGCCAGGAAGCCGAAGAAGCCGTGGCCTCCGGCGACGAGGACGCCGTGGCGCGCTGGCGCCAATGGGCGACGGACCGGAGGGCCGATCTCGCGGCCGAATTGGGCACGCTGCTCGGCTCGGGTAGCGAACCGCTCGACCCGATGCGTGCGTCAACGGCCGCCGGGGTGCTCCAGCAATGGCGATACTTCGAGCGAATGCTTGAGCAGGTGGGCGTGCCCGCGCACGCACCGGACGCCTGA